ACTCTGACGAGTCTTTCTTATTTTATGTGTTATTCGATTTTCCCCGATGTTCTTTTATGTATTACATTTTGTTATTATTTATCAAGTTCCaaataaacaaacaaacaaacccCTTTTCTAACGATTTACCGAGGTTTGATCAACGTTttgatataaaatattttttgtttgtgctTGTGTGGAGTGTTTCTACGAGCATAATAACCACGATAGCAAATTCCCATACTTACATTTGTACCAAGTAATGGCGCCGTTGTATTCTTATTTCCCATTTCAACATATAAGAAAATCCGAACAAACCAGTCACTTGGAACGTTAATCTGGGCAATGATAtaattaaattcgaaaaattatacaattttacTTGGTAGTCACAATCGTAATTATCTGGAAACAGCGGAACATTTGAATGATTGTAAAATGGAGGGTAGTCGACTCCAGATGATGGATCAATGGGTTTATCGAAAGTTATTATCCCATTACATTctgaaattcataatttttcatagcTCATAGATTTGATAAGATTCTCACTGGGAATATCATGATTTATTGCCGAAGCTGAACTTGAAAATATAGAGAGCAAAAtgataatcaaaattttagaatgaaGTTTAACTTGTTGAAAACGACTTAAATAGTTGGTTGCGTACTCTTATTGATAGTGATTCTACGTCATCACAGTACGTTTTCTGTAGTCTTTCAATTAGTCATTTACTCTTTCATATCATTTTTTcctgattaatttttatatgtaacttgtttcaaaactacatttttgtttattttagtGACCAAATTTGTATATATATCAAGTGTCGATTCTATTGTCACATAAACATTTCCTTACAATCAAATAGTGCTGATCAGGAAATAGccttatcattttttgtttacttACACATCGTTtgatctttcaatttttgaaagaaaaatgtagtttGAGGTTGCAATATTTTAGAGTCTTTTAATTTACATACTACCAGTCGTTACGGTAATTGTAATGTGTAAATGTTCAATTATATGTATAATTGATTATAATGGGGCACATTCAACATGaacctcaatttttccagactttTTTCCAAGATTCGGGAAATAGGCACGGGCTTGCTCATccaaaaacaatcaatttgGAACTAAGCATTTGGAACCTATGTCTGGTTTGAACAACTGTTAAGTTGTCAAGTAttaattttagagttttcagACACTGGCGATATAAGATATAGTTGAGGTTATTAATTTGTATTCagataaaactatttttgtaaaaaataaaaattgtagtaattgaaatttcattcaCACAACTTCGCCAGTCCAGTTCAGTCTCATGTTGCAAAAAGTTTCACCGTAACCTCTGGGCCAGCCTGCTTGATTTGTTTAAACGTCTTTGCcatttcaatcttttttccaGACAATTCAGTCGTCATAATCACCAGCTTATGTTCTCCCTTGGCAGATGGTCGGTGAGTTACAATCATTTCAAAGGAACCATTAGGctcgatttttccaaacaCTGGATTGatcctgaaattttctattttaattttgcgtTTTCGAAAGCTGAGTTACAGATAAGTATTAGTAGTCGTCGATCTGATCTTGAACATTATCGGTCTGCTGGTAACATTCTTTAATGTAATCTTCTTCTGACTAGTTGTTGCACAATCAAAACTAAGCGTCACATGGTCAACCGTAACTgcaatgaaaataattaaactattagaaaaaaaaatgatccCACCTACTGAGTGGTGCTTTTTCATTAATACCAATCTTCTCATCCgatccttttttcttttcatcttcCTCACCTTTTTTCACATCACcatcatcttctttttttacacCATGTTCAGCCAATTCCTTCGGTTTCTTGTCATCTACTTCCTTCTTCTCgtctttattttctttcacttattcttttttcactcccttgttttcctttttctgaaaaaaaaaacacaaattggCATAAAGTTTGCAGCACCCCGCATTGGCCACAGTTTGTTATAGCGCGATTCACGAGCAattttggtagatcaaaacGAAAGTAGTCAGGCTGACTCCACCACATAGTGCGATAACGTTGCCCGacttttttcgggttttgTATCGCACCTCACGCGCCGGAAGCTCGGCAAAAGCTCCGTTGTGCCGCCTAACTGGAAGCTCCAGCTTGTGCAAAAAAGAATAGCTATCAGAAAAATTACTTACAACTTCCACttcgttttcctttttctcgaCATCATCATTATCCTTTGGTGGTGACTTCTCTTTCGAGTCCGACTTCTTCTCAGATTTCgagttcttctttttctttccacATCCAGTGAAACCTGTCTCCAAAATTGTTGCGAAAAGAATGAATTCGCTCAGCATTGTACACAATTGGtgtgttatttttgaaaagttacagAGACAATCGAACTTATAAGCAAGAGAGTTTGCCATTTCGGGGAGGCTTATCATGCTATGCGATCTAACGGGAAAGTTCATGGAAGTTCATGGAATTTTGCATCAGATTGGACTGCCTTATTAAATCATATATTTCAACTTTGAATCGCTACAATTGATTTAGGCGGCTTTGCAGCTGATACATTCCTTGCTTTGGCTAAATTAACTTTTCCAAATgtgatcattttcaaaaagtgagttCGAAAACTTTTCTGCACCAAAACCATGCAACTGATTCCCAAGATTCCGTGAAATGAAACCGTGAATGAGATATGGTTATtgattgctgaaattgaagtgtctagttttttcgtttttccacaCTAGCTCTCACCTTGGTTATAATATCCCGTGTTAGCTGAATACCAGATATAACTGATTGGCCCCATGAATACCAGCATAGGAATCAGAACTTGTAGAAGAGTTCCCCAGAAGAAACGGAGTTGCATTTTACGAGTCTCCGCAGACACCCGTGAACCGTGGAGGAAGACAAGGTGATACCAGGTGTGAGAAACATAAAATACTCCTTGACTTGTGAGGGTTAGGAATTGAAATCCCATCAATGAGGTTAGCATGAGAGGGTTGTCACAgataaaaaatagagaaatattGAAGTATTCCTTGTCAGGACATGGGACATTCTAGAAAATCACTTTGAAATTCTAACCAATAgcgatttttcgtaaaatataATCTgtgatttttgtagtttgacGTCTTtggttttgtagtttgttttCTTTGGTTTACGTAGCTTATAGTATGTACATTTGgtataaaaattattgggGCGTTCcgtggtattttttttttcaaaaccggAGTGAgagtgtttttattttctagaattcaaaaaaatggaagaaaatttcaaattttattaaaaaattcctgattaaaaataaaaatgctagTTTTAGTAAActtgaatttgttgaaaatttccaaaacattatttccgattttcaggaaatgtcactacctttaaaaaatccatagCCAGTCTCTCAGAGTCCAACTTTTCCAGATACGGAGGGAGTACTGTAAGCCAAGCAATTCCATAATTGATCAGCTTAATAAAAACCCGAGCCCATCGCTTTTTAATCCTCCATTTTGtttgtaaaacattttggcgattctcaaaaaatgcaacaaatgAGGCTGTGTAGGCTGACACTAATGATTGAATAGAGTAGGAAAGAATCCATGAAGGTAttccaattaattttccagaaccaATAAAAAGGATTGATAAAGATGGGAAAAACATGTACGGAAGTCCCAACAAAATGAAAGTGATATCTAGGCAAACTGTCCAAATATGGACAATTAATAAATCCCATTTTCCAGAACCCAACTGTTTCGGGGTAATTTTAATGATACAATAGAATCCATAAATCCACAAGGGTACTGCAAATATAGTGACTGTATGGACACCAGTGTGAACGTAAttagaagttgaaaaatatgaagttGGTTGCTGGCATTTAGAGTAATTCGTGTGGTAGTAGTTTTCcattttgcaatgaaaatgCAGTCTAGCACATGTGTTCAGCTGGGAGTAAATTCAATCGCTTATTGGCTAGTTACTCACCAGTGATCAGAGAGTTCTCGGAAGTATCTGCTTACTTGACATAGATCAGTAACGCGGAAGACAGGCATGGTTTAATAAACTGCCTTAAGCGAGCTCGAccctttaaaaattagtgatATCTCTTGTGAAATTTCCTTGTGTCGGTTCAATGCGGATTGGAACTCCtggttctgaaatttcaacatATTTATTTCTTATTTCCTTTTCACAGAACTGTACTTCCAAACTTTAAGCTGGCGAACTTCAAACCAATCGCATTTCTATACGGTTTGTGCACAACAATCACACCAACACTTTCGAATAGGCCATGAAGTATCACACAACAAAATGTCAAGTTCATGACTTTTTGAGAATAATAGCCAACTGAATTGAGTGCGAAAACAACTCCAAGTGGAATAATCCCAACGATAAAAGGAATTgatgtttgaaataaaacactGACCAGAAACGTTTTCTGTTTCTCCTGTGTTTCCTTGGAAACGACTTTAGAGGGGAAAAGGTAAATACAATACACTAGGCAAACCATGTGAAATAGGAAATGACCAATTACGCTTAGTACTGTAATTGCTGATGGTAAAATAGCATATTTTCTCATATCGTGATCAATGAGAACCACAAGTACCGACGTTGTAAAAAACTCTTGAGCTGGACATGGATAACTTCTCAATGCATCTAACTTTGCAATACTTTGATCTTCAGGGAAAAACTTGAGCAACGGAGCCAGAAACAGAGCTGGGAACAGTACTATGcaataataaattattctaTATTTAGTACTTGTTATTCTAAACCGGTTGGTGTGTAATGAGCTGGCACGGCTCTCGAACAGATATATGTATGATAAAGCGGCGCCTGAACAAtgataaacaattttttgatacattttaaGTTCTCAAACACCttaaatcaatcaaaaatctttaaaaggTTTAAGCTCTTGGTAAAAActtttggtttcaaaaactagGATACATatgtgaaaacttgaaaaattggctcTCAATAATTGTTTCAGTAGCATTTGCGGGAATTTGCACCATTGGGgttaattttacttttttggcaaaaaaaaaacgaatttttaaacgaaaaaaaaacgaaaaaatttttagacctTCTAGCAGTAATATCAGTTTTAAagcttaattttgaaaaattcgtgaatttaattctaagaaattttaagaagCCATGAAAAATTCTTAGAgattaaaaatagattttttgaattacaaaaaacttgcaaatttCTACTACAATAATAATAGATAATTGCAATAATGTGGGGACTCCCAACCAGCTGAGCAATCCAACACAGGAGACTGCGGACATTGgcaaaaatatgtataatgGGCAGAGGGTACATAGAACGACATCGAGTTGAGCACAGAAAAAGTGATTGATTAGTAATggtattttggaaattttcatagcAACTGGGGTCTTGTACAGAATAACGTAGAATGCAAGAACTTGAAATGGTAGTGATACTAGCtgaatgatttttgaaaaagaaattatgcTCCGCCAagtgtcaaaaaatgaataatttgaattacaatttgaataattccTCGCAAAATAATCTTCTAATGCAGAACTCATTACAATAAAACGCTTGTTAAtgttattgcaaaaaaacgaCAGACAGCTGAGTCTTGAAATTCCGACTGTTTTTTGTCGAAGATCAGTTAATCAGATTTGGGGGAATTGCTTTGGTTTTACTTCATTACTCGGTTTTTAATAATAGTATCAATTATAATTAGAGTGTTCAACGCGCCACCAAAAACAATACTTTCAGTCttgctttgaaatttcttaGAGGAGTTAGAAGATCCGtttatattaataaaaaaacatgtgTAACAATAATTGTACCACAATCAGTGATGCAGAGAGGTTCCTGATGAACATAGTACAACAAATTTTAagctgtaaaaaataaaaaataagaacgGATTTATTTCCTTAAATAGTACTTTGAACTTGTATAGTATCTATCTGGCTCTCTTTTTTCCTATTCCTGCGAAAAATTGACAACGTGAACTGCCTATACGGTTTGTACACAAAAATCATGACAACAGGGGATCCAGTGCCGAATGATGAGAACATGATTGTGATGAAATTATTAAGAACTTGGGAATGAAACCAGAAAATGACAGAGCTATGCAATAGAATTAAGGGTATTATAATGAGCATGAGAAACGAGCCAAACTGGATTGACATGGACAACAGAAAATTCTTCTGCATTTGAATTGTTCGAAATGAATACTTATGATTTCTCTGTCTCTCCAGAAGCTTTAAGAATGTGagagtgaaaaatgaaatgatagGTATAGTGATGATACATGAACAAACAACGCCCCATAACACAATAACTAAAGGATCAACAgataaaatgaatattttcttattgACCATATGAATATTCTCCAGAAATAAAGTTTCATCACATGGTCGAGCATTTTCCTGTGACGGCAGGATTGTCCAGACGGGAAGAGAGGAGATAGGAGGAAAAATGCACATTAGTGGAAGATAGATTTTTCGGAGGTGGTGCCAGATGGAGTTTTGACCAATGGTAGCGTAGAATCGGTTTTCGTAAATGGCGATTAGGGAAACTCCGAGAGctgaaaacttcaattgaCTTTTCGAAGGTGCTGGGTGATCGTTCAACATTCCCCGAATTTTGCCGGCTCCGGGGGTATACATACTCTGACTTTTAAAGTAAAAGGTTCGTTAAACATCCCAAATTTATTCCACACTGTGTATTGTAAAGAACAGGCCAGCAGATTTATCGCAAGTCCTACAGACTCATGCTGACTTCTGCCtatttaaaactaaaacattGAAGTTTTTCTAGGTCATTACGCCTTGTACTCTTTGAGGACAGGACTAGTTTTTTTACAGGTGTTATTTGAAGAGATCAAGTACATTCTAATTACTCTTGTCATCGAGTATCATCATGACTaacatctttcaaaaaattatctgaaaaacacATTCAAACCCAgttctatgaaaaaatatca
This is a stretch of genomic DNA from Caenorhabditis elegans chromosome V. It encodes these proteins:
- the srh-122 gene encoding Serpentine Receptor, class H (Predicted), giving the protein MSSALEDYFARNYSNCNSNYSFFDTWRSIISFSKIIQLVSLPFQVLAFYVILYKTPVAMKISKIPLLINHFFCAQLDVVLCTLCPLYIFLPMSAVSCVGLLSWLGVPTLLQLSIIIVVEICAALSYIYLFESRASSLHTNRFRITSTKYRIIYYCIVLFPALFLAPLLKFFPEDQSIAKLDALRSYPCPAQEFFTTSVLVVLIDHDMRKYAILPSAITVLSVIGHFLFHMVCLVYCIYLFPSKVVSKETQEKQKTFLVSVLFQTSIPFIVGIIPLGVVFALNSVGYYSQKVMNLTFCCVILHGLFESVGVIVVHKPYRNAIGLKFASLKFGKPGVPIRIEPTQGNFTRDITNF
- the srh-251 gene encoding Serpentine Receptor, class H (Predicted); translated protein: MTSQSSNFASPEFLLLATHIITCFEIPLCIYGAYCIQFKTPVKMKSVKWVMLNVHFWSTVSDITICLIGVPYLHIPCVAIHVLGFFDAPGEILYCLLTCLLALGVSLIAIYENRFYATIGQNSIWHHLRKIYLPLMCIFPPISSLPVWTILPSQENARPCDETLFLENIHMVNKKIFILSVDPLVIVLWGVVCSCIITIPIISFFTLTFLKLLERQRNHKYSFRTIQMQKNFLLSMSIQFGSFLMLIIIPLILLHSSVIFWFHSQVLNNFITIMFSSFGTGSPVVMIFVYKPYRQFTLSIFRRNRKKESQIDTIQVQSTI
- the srh-52 gene encoding Serpentine Receptor, class H (Predicted); translation: MENYYHTNYSKCQQPTSYFSTSNYVHTGVHTVTIFAVPLWIYGFYCIIKITPKQLGSGKWDLLIVHIWTVCLDITFILLGLPYMFFPSLSILFIGSGKLIGIPSWILSYSIQSLVSAYTASFVAFFENRQNVLQTKWRIKKRWARVFIKLINYGIAWLTVLPPYLEKLDSERLAMDFLKNVPCPDKEYFNISLFFICDNPLMLTSLMGFQFLTLTSQGVFYVSHTWYHLVFLHGSRVSAETRKMQLRFFWGTLLQVLIPMLVFMGPISYIWYSANTGYYNQAINNHISFTVSFHGILGISCMVLVQKSFRTHFLKMITFGKVNLAKARNVSAAKPPKSIVAIQS